A window of Pedobacter lusitanus contains these coding sequences:
- a CDS encoding glycosyltransferase family 2 protein: MKKLVSVVIPAFNEAENLTVIIDRLESVFSETAYNVEFIFIDDGSKDKTLAILKTIAAVKPNLFYIEFSRNFGHQLALKAGLDKAAGDCVISLDADLQHPPELIIQMLEKWEEGNDVVYTRRKEDKNLPYGKRKSSMLFYKLLNVLSSIHIEDGTADFRLMDKKVIEVFRNFEENEPFIRGLIQWMGYKQIAIDYIPSKRYAGSSKYNVRKMMRFALQGVTSFSIKPLYTAVYLGFSFSMLSILYIPYVFYSVYMGIEVDGWASTIMTIVFFGGLQLIIMGIIGIYIGKMFMQTKNRPNYIIKSTNLVQPL, translated from the coding sequence ATGAAAAAACTGGTTTCTGTTGTGATTCCTGCTTTCAATGAGGCAGAGAATTTAACCGTCATTATAGATAGGTTAGAAAGCGTTTTCAGTGAAACTGCCTATAATGTAGAGTTTATATTTATTGATGATGGCAGTAAGGATAAGACCCTGGCTATACTCAAAACAATAGCTGCGGTAAAGCCGAACTTGTTTTATATAGAGTTTTCCCGAAACTTTGGGCATCAGCTTGCACTTAAGGCTGGGCTGGATAAAGCTGCCGGTGATTGTGTGATATCTCTTGATGCTGATCTGCAGCATCCACCTGAACTGATAATTCAAATGCTTGAAAAATGGGAAGAGGGTAACGATGTAGTTTATACGCGCAGAAAGGAGGATAAAAACCTTCCCTACGGAAAAAGAAAATCTTCCATGCTATTCTATAAATTACTAAATGTTCTATCCAGTATACATATCGAAGATGGCACTGCCGATTTCAGACTTATGGATAAAAAAGTAATAGAAGTATTCAGAAATTTTGAAGAAAATGAACCCTTTATAAGGGGGCTTATTCAGTGGATGGGTTATAAACAAATAGCTATTGATTATATCCCCAGCAAACGCTATGCGGGGTCCAGTAAATACAATGTACGTAAGATGATGCGTTTCGCTCTTCAGGGGGTAACCTCTTTTAGTATTAAACCCCTGTACACGGCAGTCTATCTCGGCTTCTCTTTTTCAATGTTATCAATTTTATATATCCCCTATGTATTTTATTCGGTTTACATGGGTATTGAAGTGGATGGCTGGGCATCAACTATCATGACCATTGTCTTCTTCGGTGGTTTGCAGCTCATTATTATGGGAATTATAGGTATCTATATTGGAAAGATGTTTATGCAAACTAAAAACCGTCCTAACTATATTATCAAGTCTACAAATTTAGTTCAACCGCTATAA
- a CDS encoding glycosyltransferase family 87 protein: MSLTSGLTKLFNNRLFIFSFFILLPAITTYRQYHTGASHNNYLIFIYTYFHANEHLSLFARYPEYLDMNHYGPLFSLIIAPFAQLPEFIGMFFWELANSLFLYYAIRSLPMKDTKVNAVYWIIAHELLTALFACQINPSITAIIVLSYTLIDKKQNFWAACLIMLGTFIKLYGIVGLAFFFFVEGKPKFIAYCIFWALLFLVLPMPFYGQEYILSQYKEWYLSLSAKQLENATLVSWQDISIMGIFRRVSGNANIPNLPFLITGVILFCLPYLRIKQYKSPDFRLMYLASTLIFTVIFSNSSESPTYILAFTGVAIWFVLQKKPVQPIVIALFVFAILLTTLAPSDFYPRYIREHYIMRYSLKALPCVLIWLFITYQMVFKQFDLKTTSA; the protein is encoded by the coding sequence ATGAGTTTAACCAGTGGTTTAACTAAACTATTCAATAACCGGTTATTTATTTTCAGCTTTTTTATCCTGCTGCCTGCAATTACCACTTACAGACAATATCATACAGGCGCTTCTCATAATAATTACCTGATCTTCATTTATACCTATTTTCATGCCAATGAGCACTTGTCATTGTTTGCCAGGTATCCCGAATATCTGGACATGAATCATTACGGGCCATTGTTCTCGCTAATTATTGCCCCTTTTGCTCAATTGCCTGAATTTATCGGTATGTTTTTCTGGGAACTGGCCAATAGCCTGTTTCTGTACTATGCGATCAGGAGTCTGCCGATGAAAGATACGAAAGTTAATGCTGTTTACTGGATTATTGCCCATGAACTGCTAACGGCCTTATTTGCCTGTCAGATTAACCCGTCTATTACAGCAATCATTGTATTAAGCTATACACTGATTGATAAAAAACAGAACTTTTGGGCAGCATGTCTGATTATGCTGGGTACGTTTATCAAACTTTACGGTATTGTAGGGCTGGCTTTCTTCTTTTTTGTTGAAGGAAAGCCAAAATTTATCGCTTATTGCATCTTCTGGGCACTGTTGTTTTTGGTTTTACCTATGCCTTTTTATGGTCAGGAGTATATCCTCTCCCAATATAAAGAATGGTATCTTTCGCTGAGTGCCAAACAGCTGGAAAATGCTACGCTGGTTTCCTGGCAGGATATATCCATTATGGGAATATTCAGAAGAGTAAGTGGCAATGCCAATATCCCGAATCTGCCATTTCTGATTACAGGAGTTATACTTTTCTGTCTGCCATATCTGAGGATTAAACAATATAAATCACCGGATTTCAGACTGATGTATCTCGCATCGACTCTGATCTTTACTGTAATATTCAGTAATTCATCTGAATCACCAACCTATATTCTTGCATTCACAGGTGTTGCTATCTGGTTTGTTCTGCAAAAAAAACCAGTTCAGCCTATAGTAATTGCCCTTTTTGTATTTGCCATCCTGCTCACAACACTGGCGCCTTCAGACTTCTATCCCCGGTATATCCGTGAACATTATATTATGCGGTATTCGTTAAAAGCTCTTCCTTGTGTGCTGATATGGCTATTTATTACTTACCAGATGGTCTTTAAACAATTTGATCTAAAAACAACCTCTGCCTAA
- a CDS encoding Crp/Fnr family transcriptional regulator, which produces MYTLLRENVEKHIHLTDEEFAQFSAPFYLQKVQKKDMLLREGEICKFEGFVNKGCLRVYYLDESGFEKVLYFAIEGWWITDIDSFTNQSPSILNIEALEDSEILMITYPYKNILYETLPKVEKLFRVMTQKTHAALQRRMISSLSKTADKRYLEFITKYPQLEQRLSQQQVAAYLGISHEFLSKIRKKVSRLR; this is translated from the coding sequence ATGTATACTTTGCTTCGGGAAAATGTAGAAAAACATATTCATCTTACTGATGAAGAATTTGCGCAGTTTTCTGCTCCTTTCTATCTGCAGAAAGTGCAGAAAAAGGATATGCTGTTACGTGAAGGGGAGATTTGCAAGTTTGAAGGGTTTGTAAATAAAGGCTGCCTGAGGGTATATTATCTGGACGAATCTGGCTTTGAAAAGGTCCTGTATTTTGCAATAGAAGGATGGTGGATTACAGATATTGATAGTTTTACGAACCAGTCTCCCTCTATACTGAATATTGAAGCTCTTGAAGACAGTGAAATTCTGATGATTACCTATCCTTATAAAAATATACTGTACGAAACACTCCCTAAAGTAGAAAAACTGTTTCGGGTCATGACACAAAAAACGCATGCAGCCTTACAGCGCAGAATGATTTCTTCATTAAGTAAAACAGCTGATAAGCGGTACCTGGAATTTATTACGAAATATCCGCAACTGGAACAAAGACTTTCTCAGCAACAGGTAGCAGCATACCTGGGCATATCTCATGAATTCCTTAGTAAAATAAGGAAAAAAGTATCCAGACTGAGGTAA
- a CDS encoding MoaF-related domain-containing protein yields the protein MLTIKFSTVSKIFGFLGIAVLAACNTSDTSTDPSVRNPGHELIGETGKITYEKFQAEVRYLNDSTIHWKTVDAKGVVAEESEHVALEKLNDHLYFLNWMEASGLTVSQIINTKDMEVTAYLSYKDTTAPSGRKTEFLHGKFEYITNH from the coding sequence ATGCTGACTATTAAATTTTCTACCGTTTCTAAAATATTTGGTTTTCTGGGGATTGCAGTATTAGCTGCCTGTAATACATCGGATACTTCAACCGATCCTTCGGTAAGAAATCCCGGACATGAACTGATCGGGGAAACAGGAAAAATTACCTATGAAAAATTTCAGGCCGAGGTCCGGTATCTTAACGATTCTACTATTCACTGGAAAACGGTAGATGCCAAAGGGGTTGTCGCAGAAGAATCAGAACACGTAGCTCTGGAGAAACTGAATGACCATCTGTATTTTTTAAACTGGATGGAAGCAAGCGGATTAACTGTAAGCCAGATCATTAATACAAAAGATATGGAAGTAACTGCTTATCTGAGCTATAAAGATACGACTGCTCCATCAGGAAGAAAAACAGAATTCCTTCATGGTAAATTCGAATATATCACTAATCATTAA
- a CDS encoding DsbA family protein gives MKLIYVMDPLCGWCYGNSKHTLALFEAYNDRLDFVIIPGGMWAGPNVRMQSPQMAGYFLKHDERIAQLTGTEFGEAYFQFIHQHEVKLDSETPSRAIVTVQKFWNDRNIPFMVAVQQARYRDGKDLNMENTYLEICAELGIDSAEFIIHFNSEEMKASTQATFATAIQYASSYPTLLFEEQGQLTLLEQGYSSLTEITKHIDRLIDETQTNLI, from the coding sequence ATGAAATTGATTTATGTAATGGACCCGCTTTGTGGCTGGTGTTACGGAAACAGTAAACATACGCTTGCACTTTTTGAAGCTTATAACGATAGACTTGATTTTGTGATTATTCCTGGTGGCATGTGGGCAGGGCCAAATGTGAGAATGCAATCGCCGCAGATGGCTGGTTATTTTCTGAAACATGATGAGCGGATTGCACAGCTTACCGGAACTGAATTCGGAGAAGCATATTTTCAGTTTATCCATCAGCACGAAGTTAAACTGGATAGTGAAACACCATCCAGAGCAATTGTTACGGTACAGAAATTCTGGAATGACCGGAATATACCTTTTATGGTTGCTGTGCAACAGGCGAGATACAGGGATGGTAAAGATCTGAATATGGAAAATACTTATCTGGAAATCTGTGCTGAACTCGGGATTGACAGTGCTGAGTTTATAATTCACTTCAATAGTGAAGAGATGAAAGCAAGCACACAGGCTACATTTGCCACAGCTATACAGTATGCCTCTTCTTATCCGACTTTGTTATTTGAAGAACAGGGACAGCTGACTTTATTGGAACAAGGTTATTCTTCTTTAACGGAGATCACTAAACATATTGATCGCCTGATTGATGAAACCCAAACAAATCTTATTTAA
- a CDS encoding MBL fold metallo-hydrolase, with protein MKTNVIISALILTFIVSKTNAQTIKKVETNPLKLTVYNAPETSLGVASVIVSGKTDAILVDAQFTLPDAERVVAELKKTGKNLKAVYISHGDPDFYFGLEVIKKYYPQVTVYATAQTVDHIKATAQSKLDVWGPQLKDAAPKNAVLPQVLKGNSLELEGQQLEILSTDASPERSFVWIPSIKAVIGGINVFGDNFHVWLADDATAEKRADWVAVLDKISALKPEVVVPAHAGAGAAMNAASVKYTKQYLEVYEQQLKKEKTSAGLIAALKKIYPDSKFILALELSAKVNTGEMQWH; from the coding sequence ATGAAAACAAATGTCATTATTTCAGCATTGATACTAACGTTCATTGTATCAAAAACAAATGCACAAACAATTAAAAAAGTAGAAACAAACCCGTTAAAATTAACCGTATATAATGCACCGGAAACGAGTCTGGGCGTTGCATCTGTTATTGTAAGTGGTAAAACTGATGCTATCCTGGTTGATGCACAGTTTACCTTACCTGATGCAGAGCGGGTAGTGGCGGAGTTAAAAAAGACCGGCAAAAATCTGAAAGCTGTTTATATCAGTCATGGTGATCCGGATTTTTATTTCGGTCTGGAAGTTATCAAAAAGTATTATCCGCAGGTGACTGTATACGCTACAGCCCAAACTGTTGATCATATTAAAGCAACAGCTCAGAGCAAACTGGATGTCTGGGGACCACAATTAAAAGATGCAGCGCCTAAGAATGCAGTATTGCCCCAGGTACTGAAAGGCAATAGCCTGGAGCTGGAAGGTCAGCAATTGGAAATATTAAGTACTGATGCTTCACCTGAGAGATCTTTCGTATGGATTCCATCTATTAAAGCTGTAATTGGTGGTATTAATGTTTTTGGTGATAATTTTCACGTATGGCTTGCTGATGATGCAACTGCAGAGAAAAGAGCAGACTGGGTTGCCGTTCTGGATAAAATAAGTGCTTTAAAACCTGAAGTGGTTGTGCCGGCTCATGCAGGAGCAGGTGCAGCTATGAATGCTGCTTCTGTGAAATATACGAAGCAATATCTTGAAGTTTATGAACAGCAACTGAAGAAAGAAAAGACTTCTGCCGGTTTGATTGCAGCATTAAAGAAAATATATCCTGATTCTAAGTTTATACTGGCACTGGAACTGAGTGCAAAAGTAAATACGGGAGAAATGCAATGGCATTAA
- a CDS encoding helix-turn-helix domain-containing protein gives MEENIILKISNRIKEIRRERNTTVQELADRAGVSKGLISQIENNRTVPSLMVLIDIISALDVDLNQFFKDISASSQLSPVIIKRKNEYQSFEKEQALGFLYQRIFTKTFKNSTVDIVLLELEPNATRPMVVTEAFEYKYILSGKVDYIFEDQTYSLSDGDSMLFDGRLPHTPKNTSAEKAIMLIIYFFEQNGNSSGK, from the coding sequence ATGGAAGAGAATATTATACTTAAGATAAGTAACAGAATAAAAGAAATAAGAAGAGAGAGGAATACAACAGTACAGGAACTTGCTGATCGTGCTGGTGTAAGTAAAGGTTTGATTTCGCAAATTGAAAACAACCGTACAGTCCCTTCATTAATGGTGCTTATTGATATCATAAGTGCGTTGGATGTTGATTTGAATCAATTTTTCAAGGATATATCCGCCAGTAGTCAGCTTAGTCCTGTTATTATTAAAAGGAAAAATGAATATCAGTCCTTCGAAAAAGAACAGGCCCTGGGATTTTTGTATCAGCGGATTTTCACCAAGACCTTCAAAAACTCGACTGTTGATATCGTCCTGCTTGAACTTGAGCCCAATGCGACCAGACCTATGGTGGTTACAGAAGCATTTGAATACAAGTATATCCTTTCAGGAAAAGTAGATTATATTTTTGAAGATCAGACTTACAGTCTTTCTGATGGGGATTCCATGCTTTTTGACGGACGTTTACCCCATACGCCCAAAAATACTTCAGCAGAAAAAGCCATCATGCTGATTATTTATTTCTTTGAACAGAACGGAAACAGTTCCGGAAAATAA
- a CDS encoding TIGR03364 family FAD-dependent oxidoreductase, translating to MNNDQYDLIVIGGGILGTFHAYHALTRGKKVLQLEKDNFPVGATVRNFGQVIPSGMTGEWFNYGLRSVEIYQQIQQEFDISVRKNGSVYIASDQDEQTLIHELSAYYDTLGYSHSLLNKEQILSKYPSIKESYAREALFFDQEISVEPNLMIHRLHEYMKTKFEHFTLLYDSPVVDCYSAAQEVEVRLSNGDKFKAAKAVLCNGYEFKLLFKDLFRESGQVMSKLQMMRTVPVKNIALPGNILTGLTIRRYESFEEYCPSFKTTPLPAHYEELKSYGIHLLFKVAPDGSVIIGDSHEYAAATNFDELGYNLNSHINELMLAEASRIVNFDVRQIATTWAGFYPQHPDKHIIEYDIDNRIHIRTCIGGKGMTASAGYAEASIKQLFD from the coding sequence ATGAATAATGATCAATACGATTTAATTGTTATAGGCGGCGGAATCTTAGGTACTTTTCATGCATACCACGCCCTGACAAGAGGAAAGAAAGTACTTCAGCTGGAAAAAGACAATTTCCCTGTCGGTGCAACCGTTAGAAATTTTGGCCAGGTGATTCCTTCAGGAATGACAGGTGAATGGTTTAATTACGGGTTACGTTCAGTAGAGATTTATCAGCAGATACAGCAGGAATTTGATATTTCAGTTAGAAAAAACGGTAGCGTATATATCGCTTCCGATCAGGATGAGCAAACATTAATCCATGAATTAAGTGCTTATTATGATACATTAGGCTATTCTCACAGTCTTTTAAATAAAGAACAGATTCTGAGCAAATATCCTTCTATTAAAGAATCATATGCCCGCGAAGCATTGTTTTTTGATCAGGAGATCAGTGTGGAACCAAATCTCATGATTCATCGTCTGCACGAATATATGAAGACGAAATTTGAGCATTTCACACTATTATATGATTCGCCCGTGGTTGATTGTTATTCTGCCGCACAGGAGGTAGAAGTACGTTTAAGCAATGGCGATAAATTCAAAGCTGCCAAAGCGGTCTTATGTAATGGTTATGAATTTAAGCTACTGTTTAAAGATCTTTTCCGGGAAAGCGGGCAGGTGATGAGTAAACTTCAGATGATGCGTACTGTACCCGTAAAAAATATCGCACTTCCTGGAAATATTCTGACCGGACTGACCATTCGCAGGTATGAAAGTTTTGAAGAATACTGCCCTTCATTCAAAACCACTCCCCTTCCTGCGCATTATGAAGAGCTAAAATCATATGGTATTCACCTGCTTTTCAAAGTAGCTCCGGATGGCAGTGTGATTATCGGAGATTCCCATGAGTATGCAGCAGCGACCAATTTTGATGAGCTGGGTTATAATCTCAATTCACATATCAATGAACTGATGCTTGCCGAAGCCAGTAGAATTGTAAATTTTGATGTTCGTCAGATTGCAACTACCTGGGCTGGTTTTTATCCTCAGCATCCCGATAAACATATAATAGAATACGATATTGATAATCGTATTCATATACGTACCTGTATAGGTGGGAAAGGAATGACTGCAAGTGCAGGATATGCAGAAGCCAGTATAAAACAGCTGTTCGATTAG
- a CDS encoding HAD hydrolase-like protein produces MSIKLVVFDMAGTTVSDKNYVALSFQQAMKKHGYMMEVEDVNPLMGYEKPLAIKMMLDKYETDTKKINEDLIGQIHTDFVNIMIDFYTHSTDIKPLPNVENTFSELRNMGIKIGLDTGFSRDIAELIISRLAWEDKIDVMAASDDVKNGRPYPDMINQIKAQLNILPTDQVVKVGDTEVDINEGINAGCKYVIAITTGAFTRQELEPHHPTHIIDDISEVITIINS; encoded by the coding sequence ATGTCGATAAAATTAGTAGTGTTTGATATGGCAGGTACAACCGTAAGTGATAAAAACTACGTAGCCCTATCATTTCAGCAAGCAATGAAAAAGCATGGATATATGATGGAAGTGGAAGATGTAAATCCACTGATGGGCTATGAAAAGCCACTTGCAATAAAGATGATGCTGGATAAATATGAAACTGATACAAAAAAAATCAATGAAGATTTAATCGGTCAGATACATACTGATTTTGTAAATATAATGATTGATTTTTACACCCATTCCACAGATATTAAACCACTTCCGAATGTTGAAAATACATTTAGTGAATTAAGAAATATGGGTATTAAAATTGGCCTGGACACTGGTTTTTCCAGAGATATTGCAGAATTGATTATCAGTCGTCTGGCCTGGGAAGACAAAATTGATGTCATGGCAGCCAGTGACGACGTAAAAAATGGTCGTCCTTATCCGGACATGATTAATCAGATCAAAGCACAATTGAATATCCTGCCAACTGATCAGGTGGTAAAGGTTGGAGATACCGAAGTTGATATTAATGAAGGCATAAATGCAGGTTGCAAATATGTAATCGCTATCACTACCGGAGCTTTTACCAGACAGGAGCTGGAACCTCACCATCCAACACATATTATTGATGATATTTCAGAAGTTATAACGATTATCAACTCTTAA
- a CDS encoding alkaline phosphatase: MKKLVLAAAILCAGFQLKAQPKNIKHIVLIGCDGFGAYAIPEAKMPNLKQLMSTGSWSLKARCVLPSSSAVNWASMLMGAGPTEHGYTEWNSAVPEIPSAVKSQYGLFPGIFTLIKEQRPKAKTAVIYSWQGIRPLIEKDAITFVVPGPSGDNDNFCADTAAALIIKEKPLLTFVHLSEPDGTGHNIGHRTPAYYAELENVDKRIGKIVDAVKKAGIANETVIIVSADHGGTGKGHGGKSLDEVQIPWIANGTGVSKGHEIKDVIITYDTASTLAWLLGLKEPQSWRGKPVTEAFKNH; the protein is encoded by the coding sequence ATGAAGAAACTAGTATTAGCAGCAGCTATCCTTTGTGCAGGATTCCAGCTTAAAGCACAACCAAAAAACATTAAACACATTGTCCTGATTGGCTGTGACGGATTTGGTGCCTATGCCATTCCCGAAGCAAAAATGCCTAACCTGAAACAATTAATGAGCACAGGCTCATGGTCATTAAAAGCACGTTGTGTGTTGCCCTCATCAAGTGCAGTGAACTGGGCATCGATGTTAATGGGTGCAGGGCCAACAGAACATGGTTATACCGAATGGAACAGTGCTGTTCCGGAGATCCCTTCTGCCGTTAAATCCCAGTACGGATTATTTCCCGGTATCTTCACTTTGATTAAAGAACAAAGGCCAAAAGCCAAAACCGCTGTAATTTATAGCTGGCAGGGCATTCGTCCATTAATTGAAAAGGATGCCATAACCTTTGTCGTACCAGGTCCGTCAGGTGACAATGATAATTTCTGCGCAGATACAGCAGCTGCATTGATCATTAAAGAAAAACCCTTACTGACTTTTGTACATCTTTCCGAGCCTGACGGAACCGGGCATAATATAGGTCACCGTACACCAGCGTATTATGCAGAACTGGAAAATGTAGATAAACGGATAGGAAAAATCGTTGATGCAGTAAAAAAAGCAGGTATAGCTAATGAAACGGTAATTATTGTTTCAGCAGATCATGGTGGTACCGGTAAAGGACATGGCGGTAAATCCCTGGACGAGGTTCAGATTCCATGGATTGCCAATGGCACAGGGGTATCAAAAGGACATGAAATCAAGGATGTGATTATTACTTATGATACTGCTTCTACCCTAGCCTGGCTTCTGGGTTTGAAAGAACCACAAAGCTGGAGAGGGAAACCTGTTACCGAAGCATTCAAAAATCACTAA
- a CDS encoding calcium:proton antiporter — MKQQLPLPLWTIVAPVLAWLAYFGISLDLGVFYTFFLSAVLIGGVLAAVHHAEVVAHRVGEPFGTLLLALAITIIEVALIVSLMLTGGPDTAELARDTVLAAVMIILTGIVGMSLLVGGAKFKEQVFSLPGVSAALVTLTAIMVLTLILPNYTTSHPGPQYTQVQLIFVAIICLVLYGAFVMVQAVRHRDYFLPPEADGNEDIHADPPTKKVALISGLLLVLCLGIVVLLAKALAPDIEKAVINFGAPKSLVGVIIAAVVLLPEGLAAYRAAKKDRLQTSLNLALGSALASIGLTIPAVAIVSILTGMSITLGIDMKATVLLLLAQFTIMLSLATGRTNILQGIVLLVIFSVYLFTIIAP; from the coding sequence ATGAAGCAACAATTACCACTGCCCTTATGGACAATAGTAGCGCCCGTGTTAGCCTGGCTGGCTTATTTTGGAATTTCTCTGGATCTTGGTGTATTCTATACCTTTTTTCTTTCTGCTGTATTAATTGGTGGTGTACTGGCTGCTGTACATCATGCCGAAGTTGTGGCACATAGGGTAGGTGAGCCTTTTGGTACTTTATTACTGGCTCTGGCGATTACTATTATTGAAGTTGCACTGATAGTTTCGCTGATGCTGACCGGAGGGCCTGACACGGCTGAGCTCGCCAGAGATACGGTACTTGCTGCCGTGATGATTATCTTAACGGGAATTGTGGGCATGAGTCTGCTGGTGGGGGGTGCAAAGTTTAAGGAACAGGTGTTCAGTTTGCCAGGCGTAAGTGCTGCATTGGTCACACTTACCGCAATTATGGTACTGACGCTAATTCTTCCAAATTATACGACCAGCCATCCTGGTCCTCAGTATACCCAGGTACAGCTGATTTTTGTGGCAATTATATGTCTGGTTTTGTATGGTGCTTTTGTGATGGTTCAGGCAGTAAGACACCGTGATTATTTTTTGCCCCCTGAAGCTGATGGAAATGAGGATATACATGCTGATCCTCCAACAAAAAAAGTGGCATTAATAAGTGGCTTGCTTCTGGTTTTATGTTTAGGAATTGTTGTTTTACTGGCCAAAGCACTGGCTCCTGATATAGAAAAGGCAGTAATCAATTTTGGTGCGCCAAAATCTCTGGTAGGGGTAATCATTGCTGCTGTGGTATTATTGCCTGAAGGGCTTGCTGCTTATCGCGCTGCTAAAAAAGACCGTTTACAAACGAGTCTTAATCTGGCTTTGGGCTCTGCACTTGCAAGTATAGGGCTAACTATTCCTGCGGTTGCAATCGTTTCTATTTTAACAGGTATGAGTATTACTTTAGGAATTGATATGAAAGCGACTGTATTGTTGCTGCTGGCCCAGTTTACAATTATGTTATCACTGGCTACCGGCCGTACCAATATATTACAGGGGATAGTTCTGCTGGTGATTTTCTCGGTTTATCTGTTTACTATTATTGCACCTTAA
- a CDS encoding alpha/beta hydrolase — protein MRKIKLIIALLIAGITVSAQSRHSSINGNHGIPEDLKQLSLWSNAVPDGPGPLGAEKITASGSITNISNPRLIVHQPVKPNGTAILVISGGGYAHIEMGKESAPVANWLQSQGITAFELIYRLPQEGWKTTDVPFQDAQRAMKIIRSLAGQYHINPDKIGILGFSAGGHLAGITATQSNKRFYKPIDAADALSARPDFAGLIYPVLTMLPPFNKTHAKKSILGKTPAKAQEEAYSVELQVNSSTPVTFLAQAADDPISPVNNSYLMNTALKKAGIPVEMHIFQTGGHAWGMGKSNSPTAAWPALFEVWVKSCGFWK, from the coding sequence ATGAGAAAGATAAAACTGATTATAGCACTGCTGATAGCAGGTATTACCGTATCTGCCCAATCCAGGCATTCTTCTATAAACGGCAATCATGGGATACCAGAAGATTTAAAACAGCTTTCCCTTTGGAGTAATGCTGTACCCGATGGTCCGGGCCCATTGGGTGCAGAAAAAATAACGGCCTCCGGTTCCATAACCAATATATCAAATCCCCGGTTAATCGTTCATCAACCCGTTAAACCTAACGGGACGGCAATTCTGGTCATCAGCGGAGGTGGTTATGCACATATTGAAATGGGAAAAGAAAGTGCGCCGGTAGCAAACTGGCTGCAATCGCAGGGGATCACTGCCTTTGAACTCATTTACAGATTACCACAAGAAGGCTGGAAAACTACTGACGTCCCATTTCAGGATGCACAACGTGCGATGAAAATCATTCGCAGCTTAGCCGGACAATATCATATAAATCCTGATAAAATTGGCATACTGGGATTTTCAGCTGGCGGGCATCTTGCCGGAATAACGGCAACTCAATCCAATAAAAGATTCTATAAACCTATTGATGCTGCAGATGCCCTTTCAGCAAGACCGGATTTTGCAGGGCTCATTTATCCCGTACTCACTATGCTGCCTCCATTTAACAAAACCCATGCGAAAAAGAGTATTCTTGGAAAAACCCCGGCAAAAGCACAGGAAGAAGCATACTCAGTAGAACTGCAGGTCAATAGCAGCACTCCGGTTACTTTTCTTGCTCAGGCCGCTGATGATCCTATATCGCCGGTAAACAATTCCTATCTAATGAATACCGCTTTAAAAAAAGCAGGCATACCAGTTGAAATGCATATTTTTCAAACTGGCGGACATGCCTGGGGAATGGGCAAATCAAACTCACCCACTGCAGCCTGGCCCGCACTTTTTGAAGTCTGGGTAAAATCCTGTGGATTCTGGAAATAG
- a CDS encoding methylated-DNA--[protein]-cysteine S-methyltransferase: protein MHTPQDQSADQIISTIEISTPLGPMLAGASTKGICILEFINRVKLEKEIADLQLLLNAVLVPGKSPFLTQLETELAEYFDGTRKTFSVPLHTPGNDFSQTVWKSLQKIPYGETCSYKQQADMMNNPKAIRAIASTNGRNRLAIIIPCHRVIGSNGTMTGYAAGIEKKKWLLKFERSHSEVPAGSLF, encoded by the coding sequence ATGCATACACCACAAGACCAGTCAGCTGACCAGATAATCAGCACGATCGAAATCTCTACTCCGCTGGGCCCTATGCTGGCAGGAGCGTCTACCAAAGGTATTTGTATACTTGAATTCATCAACCGTGTTAAACTGGAAAAAGAAATTGCAGACCTGCAGCTATTGCTGAATGCAGTTTTAGTACCCGGTAAAAGCCCATTTTTAACACAGCTGGAAACAGAATTAGCCGAATATTTTGACGGAACAAGAAAAACATTCTCCGTTCCTCTGCATACTCCAGGTAATGATTTTTCACAGACGGTCTGGAAATCCCTGCAGAAAATCCCCTATGGAGAAACCTGTTCCTATAAACAGCAGGCCGACATGATGAATAATCCAAAGGCCATACGCGCAATTGCCTCTACAAACGGCCGGAACCGTCTGGCTATTATCATCCCCTGTCACCGGGTAATTGGCAGTAACGGAACCATGACCGGATATGCCGCCGGAATAGAAAAGAAAAAATGGCTGCTTAAGTTTGAAAGAAGCCATTCCGAAGTACCAGCAGGTAGTTTATTTTAG